In Vicia villosa cultivar HV-30 ecotype Madison, WI linkage group LG7, Vvil1.0, whole genome shotgun sequence, the DNA window CCATGCTTTTAGGTACTTTGTTAGATATTTTGGGATTCGTTCCATCTttggttctctctctctctctctctctctctctctctctctctctctctctctctctccctccctaAAAACACCATTGTTAGAGAAAAATACCATTTTCTTCATTTTCACTTAAAATCATAGCTTTCAACCATCAATCTTTGAGACTTCAAGTTTGATGTTCATAAAGCTTGATTGTTTACTTGTTTCTCAAGTCACCATAGAAATGGGTGGCTAAATTTCtctttgtgtcaagattagaggtagataATATTTCTTGTATTATGTATTTCTTTTAATACTTTGTATGTgaacaagtgataattaatatatggtgaaaaaccttgtgtttatgtttatttgtgatttgaatttttattgtgaacaagtgatgattaatatatggtgaaaaacctTGAAATTATTGTAAACTGacaaatatttatgaaaaaaagttaTAGAAAATATTAATGAAATTGGTTCATTGATTATTTTGTattgtgatttttatttgaatataaCATAAAACTAACACATATAATTTATGATGCATATATTTGCTATGGaatgaaaatttttattttaagagaatataaataaattataatgaaTGTTATATTATAAGCTCATATTCTGTATATGATTTACATGTTAAAATCTCTTTATGAAATAAAAGTTagtcttaaaaaatatttatgatcaTGGTAGTTGTGACACATATTGAATGCATTGAATACATTCAAGTTCAagtaaaaattcaaattaaaaaagtTATTACATATTTTATTAGCAAGTGAATTGACATCACATATGTAAACCAAACTGGGAAATTAGGTCCAGCGCCGGCTGCTATGGAGGTCCACGACCTCTTTCCGGAAACCAGAGTCAAATCTGTTTCTGGTCCTTCGTGTGCCAAGCAATCTTCCCCTCTTCAAGCTCCTTCCAATTCGGGAACGAAGCCCcaaaattccaaatcttttgCTCAGATTCTAAAAGGTGTTTGCAACATTCCTCTATCACAACTTCCAAATCCGGTCATAAAAGGTGACCGTCCCTCCATTACTATCCCCGAGGAAGAATATGAAGCTGGTATTGCAGAATGTAAAAACAACCTCCATGGCAGAGTCCTCTGGCCAAAGGGTTCGACTCCGCTAACAGTGCTTGCTCTCAAAGAAAAGTTATCTCTTCTCTGGCCGGATGTACAGAACTGGGGAGTGCTGTCTTTGGGTAAAGGCTACTACGAATTTACTTTTGCTAACACCGAAGACATGAGAAGGGTTCGTGCCTCTGGGGCCATCAGCTTACACCCTGGGTCGCTAAAGCTTTTTGCTTGGACCAAAGATTTCAATCCGTCTCTGCAGAGCAACACTTCGGCACAGGTTTGGGTCAGGTTCTTTGGGCTATCGCAGGAGTATTGGAGACCGAGAATTCTTTTCGCTATTGCCAGCTGTGTAGGTACACCCATTTGCATCGATGCAGCGTCCTCCAAATCGAGAATGGATCGTACTTTTGGTCAATATGTTCGTGTTCTCATAGACATGGATCTCACAAAGCCTCTGAACCACAACGTACTAGTAGAACGGACAGGTTTCGCTTTTTTTGCTGATATTGAGTACGAAAATCTCCCTCATTTTTGTGAGCACTGCAGAAAGATAGGTCATGCTATGCACGACTGCAAGATGCTACAGAAACATGTCGCTCCTCAGGTTCCTAAGGCAAAGGCTACTTATGTTCAGAAAACTCAGGCTACTGAGGCGGTGGCCGTTGTGAGCAACACTGCTGATGAGGAGGTGATGCCACATGATGGTACTCTGGTTACTCCCGTGGCTCCTATTCTGGTAACAAACCCATTGAATTTCATTTCTCAACCACCTGGTGATTCAGAAACACAACTTTCAGAGTTTGTAGGTCCTACCCAAATAGATGTGGATAGAGGGAAAGCTGTTCAGAAAGAGAATGCTATTTTACTCCATAATTCTTGGGCTGATATTGCTGACCTTGAGGAAGAACGAGTGCTCAATGACGGGGCTTTTACAAACGCGGTTTCCATCCTAAAGAAGAAACAAGCAGCCAGAAATAAATCGAAATCCCTTTCAAGGTCTCAAGCAGGACCAGTCCTGTCTTTCCCATGAAGTGCCTTTATTGGAACATTAAGGGTGTGGCTAATGCTCCTTCTAGATTAGCCTTGAAGAGATTGATTAAGCTCCACAATCCTGATTATATTTTCATAGCGGAGCCGAAGCTGGATTTCGCTAATTTCCCTACCAATTGGTTTCATAGATTAGGTTTCAAACCGTTCTCGGTCAACAATGTGGTGCACCCCTCCCTTTGGGGTTTCTGCAACTTGGATCTTTGTCCTAACATTATTGCTGAATCAGATCAATTTCTCGCGTTCTCGTTCTCTTTTGATAACGTTTTGATGGCTGTAGCGGTTGTTTATGCTTCTACAAATATCATTCAAAGGCGGGAGCTGTGGAAAGACCTCAATGATCTGCAATCTGCTCACAATTTGCCTTGGTCTTTTTTTGGCGATTTCAATTCTATTATTGGTGCTCATGAGCATAGAGGGAGGAATAGTCCTGCCAAGAAGCCCATGGCAGAATTTAAAGATTGGTCTGATTCTAATCATCTCGTTCATTTCCCTACCATTGGCGCTAAGTTTACTTGGTCCAATAAGCGTGATCCGTCGATGACGGTTGAAAGAAGACTGGATAGGTGCCTTGGGAACCTCCTTTGGATTGATTCTTGCAGCAATCTGTCAGTGTCTACCTTAGCCAAAGTCTGCTCCGACCACTATCCGCTTCTGTTTGAATTTCATATTAATTGCAGTAGGTCTATCAATCAGTTTAAATTCCTGAGTGCGTGGAGAGTTCATGATCAGTGTAGGAAACTTATTGAGTCGACGTGGTCCCAGGAGATTATTGGTTGCCCTATGTTTGTGCTTAGCAAAAAGCTTCAGCTTCTGAAACGGGATCTTAGAGGATGGAATAGAAATGTTTTTGGGAACGTCGCTAACAATGTTAAAGCTGCAGAGGATAATCTTCTTTCTGTCCAAGATCGTATACAACAGGAAGGTATCAGCGAGGTACTTAAAAAACAAGAGATGGAAGCACAAACAAGCCTAACCAAGGCTTTAGTCATAGAGGAACACTTCTGGAAAGGGAAAGCCAGAGTCAAGTGGCAGCTCGAGGGGGATCGCAACCCGGGATATTTTCATCGAATATccaaaattaaacaaaagttTCGGCCTATTTCTATGTTGATGAACGGAGAAACACTGCTCACTGATACTAAGGATATAGCGGAATATACCGTTACCTATTTTGAAACTCTCTTTTCCTCTAACGTTGCTCTTTTGCAGGATTTCAAGCTAGTGGAGGATAATATCTCGTCTTTGGTGGATGACAGCACGAATGCTATGTTGACGCTGCTCCCTTCTATGGAGGAAATTAAGGCTGCAGTTTTTAGTCTGAACAAAGATAGTGCCCCTGGCCCGGACGGTTTTGGAGCTGTTTTCTACCAAACATATTGGGACATTATCAAAGGTGACGTGTCAAAGGCGGTTCTTCAATTCTTTGATTCCGGCTGGGTGCTGCCCGGTTTCAACTCTAACACCATCATTCTTATCCCTAAAGTCTCGGGAGCTAATTCTCTGGATCAATTTCGGCCTATAGCAGTTTCcaacttcaaattcaaaataatttccaAGATTATCGCAGATAGGCTAGCGGCTATTATGCCTTCTCTTGTGTCTACGGAGCAAAGGGGTTTTATCCATGGTAGACATATCCATGACTGCATCGGAGGCCTTCAATATGCTGGACTCTAAAGCTTGGTGTGGAAATTTAGCTTTCAAGGTGGATATAGCAAAGGCTTTCGATACTCTTGACTGGAGCTTCTTGCTGAAAGTTCTTCATCAGTTcggttttaataatattttctgtGATTGGATTAGCAGTATTCTCAAGTCGGCAAATCTATCAATCAATATTAACGGTGCTCTTAGCGGTTATTTCAAGTGCTCTCGCGGTGTTAGGCAAGGAGACCCGCTGTCCCCGTTGCTCTTTTGCCTCGCTGAAGAGGTTCTTAGTAGGCTGCTGCAGAATCTCGTCTCCTCCCATAAGCTAGACTTAATCAAAGGGCCTAACAACTCACAGGTTCCGTCTCACATTCTGTACGCGGATGACGTGCTCATTTTTTGTAAAGGTAAAatttcaaatgtcaaaactctCATATCAGCCTTTCAGGATTACGCTGCAGTCTCGGGCCAAGTGGTGAACTGTGACAAATCATTCATTTTTGGAGGAGCGATGTCGGTTTCTAGGCTGAACATTCTGGCTGCGTTATCCGGTTTCAAATTAGGTTCTCATCATTTCTCTTACCTTGGCGTCCCGATTTTCAAAGGTAAACCGAGGGCTGCTTTTTTACAGCCTTTAGCCGATAAAATCATCACAAAGTTGTCTTCTTGGAAAGGCTCCCTCTTGTCTTTTGCAGGAAGGGTGGAGTTAGTAAAGTCCACTATTCAAGGAATGCTAACTCATAGCATGTCGATATATTCGTGGCCCATTTCTCTTATTCGTCGTATTGAGAAAGCGATTAAGTGCTTCATTTGGAGTGGTGATTCCTCCAAAAACAAAGTGGTTACTGTTGGTTGGAGCTCTATGTGTCTTCCTTTTAATGAGGGAGGGCTTGGATTGAGATCGATTTTTAAGCTTAATGAAGCCTCGAATTTAAAGTTGGCTTGGGATCTCTTTTCGTCCACGGAATCTTGGGCTGTCCTCATGAGGCAGCGTGTTTTACGGAAGAATAAGGTCATAAATCATCACATTTTCTCTTCCATTTGGTCTAGCGTTAGGTCGGAGGTGTCCATTGTTTTTGCTAATTCTTCGTGGTGCCTTGGAGATGGTGCGGGTATTAGTTTGTGGTTTGATCATTGGTGTGGTGTGCCGCTGTCTTGTAGTATGGCTGATCCGGAGTCGATTATCGATCAAAATGTCGGCAGCATCATAGTTGATGGTAAGTGGGACTTATCTAAAGTTGTGACTCCTATTCCTCCTAATCTGCAGCTGCAAATATCCAAGTGTTTCATTCCCATTGATAATCGACATGATACGAGAGTTTGGATACATTCTCAGTTTGGAGATATGTCTGCCAAGACGGCCTATGAGTTTAAGCGGATAAAAGGTGACCAGAAAGAGTGGTGGAGGTGGATTTGGGCCAAATCAATCCCTCCATCCAAATCAAGTTTGGTTTGGAGACTCTTGCACCGAAAGGTGCCTACGGATGAGCAATGGAGACGTAGGAATTTCGCTATGGCCTCCAAATGTGTCTTATGTAGTGCGGCAGAAGAAACGGATCAGCATCTTTTTTTCGACTGCTCTTATGCCTCTTATCTGTGGAATTGGTATCAAACGATGCTCAATCTTCCTCTCCCTATCTCCGGATGGTCCGACCTTTGGAGTATTTGTCGAAAGTCTTATGCTGCCCAACGGAAAACGGTTTCGATAGGTGCTTTCATCTCCATCTTGAACTCTATCTGGATGGCAAGGAATAAGGTtagatttcaaaacaatttttgcTCTGTTTTTTCTTCCATCTCCTACATTACTGCTGCTGTCTCTTTGGCTGGGAATAGTTCTGTTGCTTCATCTTTTGTTAATATGGATGATTTCATGATTATTAAAAAGTTCAATGTCGCTAGCCGTCCGCCCAGAGCGCCGAATATAGTGGAGGTTATTTGGAAGCCCCCTCCTCGAGGTTGGATTAAAATTAATTGTGACGGTGCCGTTATTTCTTCGGGTTTATCTGGTTGTGGTGGGATTGGTAGAAACAGTGACGGTGTTTTTTTGGGAGCTTTTGCTTCTTCTTTGAGCGGTGCCAACTCTCTCACGGCCGAACTCCTCGGTGCTATTCTTGCAATCGAGTTCGCCTTTGAGAGAAATTGGAAAAACATTTGGCTGGAAACGGACTCGACGGCCGTAGTCAAAGCGTTCTCTTCTCCGGTTAAAGTCCCTTGGCAGATTCGGAATAGGTGGCTGAATTGTATAGATATTGTTTCTAGATGGAATTTCATGGTTTCTCATATCTTTAGGGAAGGGAATAGTTGCGCGGATGCTCTCGCTAATCTTGGGTTATCCTTATCTGATTATACTTGTTTTTCTTCCATACCCTCCTTCTTAAGGACCGATTTTGTTAAGAACCGGCTCGGTTTGCCGTTCTTTAGGTTTGTGACTTATTGATAGGGTTTTGGTATGGCCCCCCTATCCTTTCTGTATCTGTTTTTCTTTTCTATTAATGCAGCagcagttaaaaaaaaaaaagaataacataaaatttatatgtgtagcaaaataaatgataaaagtgTTGTGATGATAGTTTTTCGAAACTATCaagaatatataaaatatttcataTGTTGGAATTGTATTAAAATGACATGAATTGATGATAGTCGATAAATTAAAAGTTTACTAAAGTTGAAAAATCTTCTTCACTACAAAGAATACGTTATATGATAAAGTTTTCTCTTCGACTAACTAATAACCGAGGTATATGTTCTCTTAGCAccatgtttaatttttttaaaatatatacaatCTAGGGACCAAGGAAATAGATATACCAGAGACCTTACTTCGAATTCTTGTTACTACATTTcctgttatttatttatttttcaattgacTTAGGGACCAAGTGTTACATTTTGTCAGTTGGCgcctttctcttttacttttttatttatttttaattacaaaattaatattttcaaacgcccttatttttgtattaatttttttatttttaaatttgtactATCCCTCGATCACGTTGCCCAACTGAGTGGTAATATCATTTGCATGAATTTTCTATAATATGgcacttttctattttttataattttaaattaaactatTCCCTCGGTTTATTTCAAATACTAACGTGAAAGTTATTTTGCATGAATACTTCAGAGAACTAgactataattttttatttacctATCAACACTCATTGTTTCATCATCATTCTCTAAAAAAAACTAGACGATTTTCATCTTCGTCAAAACGTAGATTCCACCATCTCTTCTAACATCAACTTGAATATCAACTCTTACAACCTAACTAGAACGAAGCTTCGTCATCATATTGTCGATACGTAACTAACTTTATCTAGTGTTAGTCTGAGAAAAATGATGCAACGACCACAAGatgttgatataaatatttttttcttgaaTAGTGATAGTTTGAGAACATGGTGTCACTGACCATTGAAGTGTTGATAAGAATGTTGTTTTTTCTCAAATAGTGTTAGTTTGAGTAAATGGTGTTACGTACTGACCACTGAAATATTGACAGAAATGTTATTTTTCTTGAAATGTTGTTTTTTTAATAGTGTTAATTTAAGAATATGTTGAATGTATGTTTTAAGGAAGTGTACCATGAGGAGGGATGAGAATACGCTATCATATGCTTATTTTTAAGTCGGACCCTAGCCTTTTCGAAGACTTGATTGGTCtactagcctacttaaaagcctatttcatttgaatatTTATACATAACACTATTATGGAAAAGCAATACCACAATGGTTGAAAATGGGATACCACAACGCCTGACTAACCGTTGCGAAGTAAGGAGTGATTGTATGTCTGATGCTTTCCACAACGGTCTAGAGACCGTGATAATAAGTAAAGAGGTGCGCTACATATTACAAAGGTTATGCTAACCAACTGTTGTGAAATATACATTTAGGTAATCGATTCAAAATCCATCAACAGTTACAATAGAAAACTGTTGTGGAAAGTTCCTATAGTTTATCATATAAAATGTAGATTGCTTGTCTTTCTATACACCTCACTAAAGAAATATAACCATTCAAATTAATGAAGAACTatataatctaaaaattaaactattcttgaaaaccaacttCAACAAACCACTATTTTCTGAATTGCATTTGTCTCATCATTCATTTCCCGCTCTTTAACATATAGAATGTGGTTCAATGGTCTAAGTCCTTCATGGCATCGATTCCTTTGGctcttatttaattttaataacatcAATTTATTGCCCAAGTCTACCTCATCATAGTCGCTTATCATCGTGAATGTTATGATGACTTATCACTATAACAATCAAAATGATAAGAGACGACGATAAGGTAGACTTGGccaataattagattttattcaaattaaactatAAGACAAGATATCGATGTAATGAAGGAATTAGGTCATTGAACCGTATTATATATGTTAAAGATAGAGAAATGAGCGATGAGACATATGTAATTTGGAAAACGTTgattgatataagttggttttcaaatacaacttaatttctagattataagtttctatgtcaatttaaatgaatgtattttcagTGAAAGGTTACTGAAAGAAACAGTCTACATAgcatataataaactcaacttcatatattttcaacctgaATAAGAATTTAAAGAGAAAAACATTGCTAAGTCACAAGAAACATCTTTCTTGTGACttagaaatgtttttttttcttgttctgagaatatttatcaacaacaacaacacgataaatacatacaacaaaataaaaatactttttgacaacaaaacactaacaacatacaacaacacaaGATATAATAAAATGTTTCAAGAATGCaacttttattgaaattaatcaTGGAACTAGAACAAAATATGAAGTTAACCTAGTTTATGATGctatgaaaaagaaatacaaggtggatgaagtttccaCAAAAGCTTCATACTCCTTGTATTTTTTCATAGCAACACAAACTATATGTAACATAGCCAAAGTATGCACTTTCTTAAGGTGGTAAAGACAAATCTAAAAAAATGAGAACATTCACCAAATGAAAAAATAAGAACCCATTTTTAACATGAAATGTAAACGAAATCGGAGCATAAGTTTAATGAACAAACCTTAAGGTAGCAGTTGGTGAAAACGAATCTGAAGGTTGCAGTATGTGTGAAGAGTGACATCGATGTTAGGGTTATGTTTTGAGAGAGAATAGTGAAATATGTTAGGGTTTTCTTTAGAGAGAAATTGTTGTTATGTATTGGGTGACACACACTTTCACttatatattaaaaacatatCACTTTTAATAACAGTTGACCAGATGAACAGTGATGCAATGATTGGATTTTACACCACAATGAAAAATAATAACCGTAATGATATACAAGGACCTCGGGTAATGAAGAAATTGGGATTTGAACTTTGTAACTCCTAGTACATTTCACTAAGGAGTTTAAAAAAGGCCGTAGTGAAATACCTTTTAGTAAAAAAAAGAGCCAAAAAACGTGTTCCACCATAATTAAAGAAAGTTCGTTGTAATATTTCTTGACGAAGGTGTTTTCCATAGTAGCGTAAGAATTTCAACTATGTTACATAGACtaagaaattaaaatatcaatgagACAAAATGTTTATTTTCATTGACTCATCTGAGTTTACCTATTAgaataaattttgtgatactattttTTAAGAGAacatatgaaaacaacttatgacaacGACCTATGAGATTGTTCATAAagttttttcaacttatttttatatttctttatGATAAGTAAGAACTATTTTTTCGTATTTTAATTAAAGTAGAAAATAcaatatgataataataataaagttattcatgtttatttaaataCGCCGACCTGATATgtttaaaaagtttttttatgGCTCTTGGCCTAGCCTTTTTggctaaataggcttttaaaaaaatctaggccatttctatttaaaaaaaagtctGGCCTAGTTTAAGCCAGTGTAGGCTAGACTGTAGAGCCTTGTTATTTAGCATGACCTATTCCCACCCTATACCATGAGTGTAGTATAATTCATATGCATTAGGTGCCTCAGCAAAGATTTGTTGATTTGAGTAGTATAGTTCTTGGTTTACACACAGATGAGCATTTCAACTAGCACCTCTCATACAACCTATGTTACAACCTCAGCTAATactaaaatgaaaagaaaaactaGAGGTGCCACGATGTTGACTAAGGTGACAAAAGCCCATGAAATCGGTGTTCATTTCTTGGTTGATTTTTTCTAAGAACTTGTAAGGCTTATGGTGAACATGTTGATAGTTTTAGGGGTTACGTGTCAGTAGAAGGTAGAAGAAAAGTCAGCATTTTGATGGTTAATTGACACGACGTTGACGATTATTTGAATAATCAATTATGGATCGATATTATggtattcattttaaattttatgattttttttacaaGCATAGATGACCATTTAAATTTTTGGTTTA includes these proteins:
- the LOC131619788 gene encoding uncharacterized protein LOC131619788, which gives rise to MEVHDLFPETRVKSVSGPSCAKQSSPLQAPSNSGTKPQNSKSFAQILKGVCNIPLSQLPNPVIKGDRPSITIPEEEYEAGIAECKNNLHGRVLWPKGSTPLTVLALKEKLSLLWPDVQNWGVLSLGKGYYEFTFANTEDMRRVRASGAISLHPGSLKLFAWTKDFNPSLQSNTSAQVWVRFFGLSQEYWRPRILFAIASCVGTPICIDAASSKSRMDRTFGQYVRVLIDMDLTKPLNHNVLVERTGFAFFADIEYENLPHFCEHCRKIGHAMHDCKMLQKHVAPQVPKAKATYVQKTQATEAVAVVSNTADEEVMPHDGTLVTPVAPILVTNPLNFISQPPGDSETQLSEFVGPTQIDVDRGKAVQKENAILLHNSWADIADLEEERVLNDGAFTNAVSILKKKQAARNKSKSLSRSQAGPVLSFP